The genomic DNA tctctctctctctagctggctctctctctctctagctggctctctgtctctctagctggctctctctctctctctagctggctctctctctcgctgtcactctctctctctctctatctctagctgtccctctctctctagctgtctctcactctctagctgtctctatctctctctctagctgtctctctctctctagctgtctctctctctctctagctgtctctctctctctctagctgtctctctctctagctgtctctctctctctcgcgcgctgtctctctctctctctctagctggctctctctctagctgtgtctctctctctctctagctgtctctctctttctctctagcggTCCTTTTCTCTctagatgtctctctctctagctgtcctTTTCTttctagctgtctctctagctgtccttttctctctagctgtctctctctctctctctctctagctgtcattttctctctagctgtctctctctctctctctctagctgtcattttctctctagctgtctctctctctctagctgtccttttctctctagctgtctctctctctctctacgccagTGTATTAAAGCCCACGGGCCACGTTTGAGAGGATTAGCTTAACGTGACAATCTTATTTTACATATCAGTGGCctataaatagagagagaatattagATCTACAGTCAGGCTACTACTACCACCTCATAcccccagcacaacaacaccccacaGATAACCACCACCTCATAcccccagcacaacaacaccccacaGATAACCACCACCTCATAcccccagcacaacaacaccccacaGATAACCACCACCTCATAcccccagcacaacaacaccccacaGATAACCACCACCTCATACCCCCAGCACAACCACACCCCACAGATAACTACCACCTCATACCCccagcacaacaacacaccacagatAACTAGTGTTTTTTAAGTATGTGCGTGGGTGAATTGGGTGTGTTGGTAATTGTTTGGGTGTTGTTAAGTGAATGGATGTATCAGTGTGAGTGTACGTGTCGCTCTTAAAAACAAGATGTTGGCAAAGATCTCCCTTAATGCACGCCATGTACAGCAACACTGTAGgggcctctgctctcctctggtgGCTGGTGAGTTTAGCGAGAGAGCTGTGATGTCTTCCCTTCCTCCGTAGTTATCCTCCCTAATTAAGTGtgcagcgctctctctctctctctagctgtctctctctctctctctctctctctctctctctctagctctctctctctctctagctgtctctctctctctctagctgtctctctctctctctctctctttccccctccccccctctctcgctccctctttcccccctctttccctctctctctcttgtcccccctctctctctttccccatctctctctttcccccctctctctttcccccctccctctctctctctttccccccctcctctctctctctttcccccctcccccctctctctttcccccctccctctctctctttcccccctccccctctctctcttttcccccctccccctctctctattttccccctctctctctctctttctcccctcccccttctctctttctcccctccccccttctctctttctcccctccccccttctctctttctcccctccccccttctctctttctcccctccccccttctctctttctcccctccccccttctctctttcccccctccccctctctctctttccccctcccctctctctctttccccctccccctctctctctttccccccctccccctctctctttttcccatctctccctctttcccccctccccctctctttctcccatctctctctctttcccccctccccctctctctctttccccctcccccctctctcctcccatcatgTGAGGCACTCTTCTCCTAATCCCCCAGCCTCATGTTGCTGTATAGAGCTAAGCCCAGGCTTACAGTCCAAGGCTCATTATTTTCTGCTATTAATGTGAAAATCTAAACTCATTCCGGCCGACTATTTTCCTAATTCATCTCTCTTACCaccccgaccccccccccccccccccaaaaaaaaatagaGGTCAAAACTTAACAGGCCGTTGTACAGATGCAAAGTAGATGGATCTCTCTCTTTTTAAGCTATGAACATTGATGTGTCTAAtctttattttgttgttgttgttgttgttgtttctgtcccCCTGTTCAGGTAATGTTCACGGGAGAGAATATACCTGTACATCCTCACGTTTATAGCAACGGGCACATCTGTCTTTCCATACTAACAGAAGACTGGTCGCCAGCCCTCTCAGTGCAGTCAGTCTGTCTCAGCATTATCAGCATGTTGTCCAGCTGCAAAGAGAAGGTAATGGGGGCGACAACAGACCCTTGGGGAACGATACAGtgactattttttttattttaaatttgtattattattattaattcaaACTGTAATGGGCAATTGACCATAAATAAACCATATGAAAATAAATGCCTGTCCCTGTTTCGCTGTGAGCGAGCCAATCCCTGTCCCTGTTTCGCTGTGAGCGAGCCAATCCCTGTCCCTGTTTCGCTGTGAGCGAGCCAATCCCTGTCCCTATGGAGGAGAGATGCACGTTCCAATAAGACACGTCAATATGCTAGCTAGTGGTGCCTAGCGTTCCTCTCTGCTAGCCTACTGTAGACATGTCAATATGCTAGCTAGTGGTGCCTAGCGTTCCTCTCTGCTAGCCTACTGTATACATGTCAATATGCTAGCTAATGACTACTGTTGATAGTCTGCAAAAAGACTCCTAGCATTCCTATTGGCTAGCCTACTGTAGTCATGTCAATATGCTAGCTAGTGACTACTGTTGATAGTCTGCAAAGAGACACCTAGCATTCCTCTTGGCTAGCCTACTGTAGTCATGTCAATATGCTAGCTAGTGACTACTGTTGATAGTCTGCAAAGAGACACCTAGCATTCCTCTTGGCTAGCCTACTGTAGACATGTCAATATCTCTTTTGGAAAGAGATATTATAGGGGCCTCGTCCTGTTTTGAGATGGGGGAACAAAATTATTTAAATGACAGGCCTACTTTAGAAACAAAGTATAGAGAGAACTACTGTTACTAGCGCAATATAGAGAGAACTACCGTTACTAGCTGAGTATAGAGAGAGAACTACCGTTACTAGCTGAGTATAGAGAGAGAACTACCGTTACTAGCTGAGTATAGAGAGAGAACTACCCGTTACTAGCTGAGTATAGAGAGAGAACTACCGTTACTAGCTGAGAATAGAGAGAACTACCGTTACTAGCTGAGAATAGAGAGAACTACCGTTACTAGCTGAGAATAGAGAGAACTACCGTTACTAGCTGAGAATAGAGAGAACTACCGTTACTAGCTGAGAATAGAGAGAACTACCGTTACTAGCTGAGAATAGAGAGAACTACCGTTACTAGCGCAATATAGAGAGAACTACCGTTACTAGCTGAGTATAGAGAGAGAACTACCGTTACTAGCTGAGTATAGAGAACAAGCATCACAGCTGGTGTTCACTGTCTGAACTCACTAGAGCCCCCTGCTGTTGTTAATCAGGCATCACAGCTGGTGTTCACTGTCTGAACTCACTAGAGCCCCCTGCTGTTGTTAATCAGGCATCACAGCCGGTGTTCACTGATCTCACTGTGTGAAAATAATCCTAATAGTAGTGCATAGAATTATGTTCTCTGTGGTGAAGTTTcacctaggtacagatctaggatcagcttcccctttcgtcaatcctaaccttaaccatgtgTGAGATGAAATGCAGAACTAACCCCAGATCAATTCTAATTGACCATACTCTGAATGATGTTGCCTCTCTGCATACCGTGTTTATACCAGCACTTCTCTGATGGTGAcggttgtgtctctctctctctctctgtgtctttgtgtctctgtgtctctctctctctctctctctctctctctctctctctctctgtctctctgtctctctgtctctctgtctctctccctgtctctctctgtctctctgtctctctctgtgtgtctctctctctctctctctctctctctctctgtgtgtgtctctctctctctctcttggtttctctctcactctgtttctctccctctctctgtttctctctctctctccctgtctctctctctctgtgtgtctctctctctctctgtgtctctctctctctctctgtgtctctctctctctctctctctgtgtgtctctctctctctctctctctctctctctctctctctctctctctctctctctctctctctctctctctctctctctctctctctctctctctctctctctctctctctctctctctctctctctctctctctctctctctctctctctgtctctctctctctctctctctgtgtgtctctctgtctctctctctctctctctgtgtgtctctctgtctctctctctctctctctgtgtgtctctctgtgtctctctctctctctgtgtgtctctctgtctctctctctctctctctctgcagagacGGCCACCCGATAACTCCTTTTACGTAAGAACATGTAACAAAAACCCAAAGAAAACAAAATGGTGGTATCATGGTGAGTGGTTACGTCCTCTTGTTTTAATTTAACTTGGgaaatcagttaagaactaattcttatttacaatgacgacgtACCGGGGGAACAGTGAGTTTCAGGGGTTGGAACCACAgatttttgaccttgtcagctctgggattcgatctagcccgacgctctaaccactaggctacctgccctgtAGCCAGGTATTAGACAAGTAATATGTGAAGTGTTAAACCATTCCATCCTCACTCAGACGTTGTTAGACAGGTATATCCTGTCTAGTTGatggtaatggggggggggggagagtacCTAAATCCAGACTAGATTATGGAATGAATCGGTACCTAAGCAACGGGAAACACTCATGGCGTCATGTCAGTGTATTTGATACTGAAACACTCATGGAGTCATGTCAGTGTATTTGATATTGAAACACTCATGGAGTATTTGATACTGAAACACTCATGGAGTCATGTCAGTGTATTTGATACTGAAACACTCATGGCCTCATGGTGTCATGTCAGTGTATTTGATACTGAAACACTCATGGAGTCATGTCAGTGTATTTGATACTGAAACACTCATGGCCTCATGGTGTCATGTCAGTGTATTTGATACTGAAACACTCATGGAGTCATGTCAGTGTATTTGATACTGAAACACTCATGGCCTCATGGCGTCATGTCAGTGTATTTGATACTGAAAGTGTGTGTTTCCTTTCACAGATGATACGTGCTAATAAACATTGTAATAGTTCCAGAAGAAAGAAGGCCTACTGAACCGCATAAAGCACTTTTGAATCATACCACAGTCACTGAACTCTGACCTTTTTGACTGGAACAATGGACACCATGATGCGCTGGAGAGACTGTTTGAACTGCATTTCCCAGAGGGCAGTTGGGTGCATGTTTTTAGCCGGTTGTaatatacaaaaaataaataaataaattaagacCAACAATGGATTGTTTTTGCAAAAAAAGATAAAGGTCACTATGCAGCCAGCGAGAGGAAAAATGGTTTCGTAGTGAGATTATTATTGTTATCGTTTTAAGATGATTCTTCTTTCCttttgtgtttgtttgggtgCATTTAAAAGGTTGTCATTATGTGCTGTGCAATACAACGGTGGATGCATGGTTGGGCCCTAACAAAGATATCTGGAAGGGATCTCAGCATCTTAACCCCCAGAAAATACTTCagctttttttaatttttttttggggggcctGATATTCAATGCACTGTGACGATATGTAGAGCTACAACAGCTCAATGTTATTATTCCAAAGGTTCAACTTCTACTGTAAAACCACAAACAACACCACTTCTCTGCAGTTGGTAGAAGGGGGGTTTTCAAGTGGTTTTACATTTCACTGTTTAATCAAGAGTAGTACAGTTCTCTTCCTCTCCGCCTTCCATCTTTCAAGGACAGACTTGATTTCAGAAGTTGTCTGGTCTATTTTGACTATAGCAGCGTTTCCCCAACTCGGTCCTGGGCCCCCCCCCCAACTcggtcctgcccccccccccccccccaactcggtcctgggccccccccccccccaactcagtcctgggcccccccccccccaactcggtcctgccccccccccccccccccccccccaactcggtCCTGCCCCCCCCCACTCGGTCCTGCCCCCAACTCGGTCCTGGCCCCCTCAgtgcacgtttagttttttttttgcacTGACACTTCCACAGATGATTTGTATCATCTAGCTTGGATCATTTGAATccgctgtgtagtgttaggggcAAACGCCAAAATGTTGGGGTcctgaggaccgagtttgggacaCGCTGGACTAGAGTATTGGTACTGACCAAGTTGACACAGGAATGATGGTTATAACTctttaggctgcgtttacacaggcagatcAATTCTGACTTTTTATTTTTGCCActgattggtcttttgaccaatcggaTCGGATATTTTGCCCATaattggactgcctgtgtaaacgcagccttttTATGTACCTCTTCACAATAATATGGTCTGAACTCATGTACTGGTGTTCGCAGGTCCATTCTGTAAAGCCCAGAGGTGTAAGGCCATTTAACGAATGTCTGTGTTGTCGTCCATTTTTATTTGTTGGTGAGTTAGTATTTGTCTTGATGAGATTTAGTTGCttttatcaacaacaacaaaaatgtatttttaccatgtttgtcttgtttttccaGCTAGctgagacttttttttttttttaaggggaAGGATGATTTCTGGTTGTATGTTTTAATGTCTTGTTTAATTTAAAatctagtggtagtaacagtgaCATTAATTTGACTACTGTTAAAGACGAGGCTAGATTGATTCCCTGGTCACAGATTGACTCGGTAgctttttgtttagtttttttgtcaATACGAGAAGAGACGAAAAGAAAAATCCTGTGAGATAATTTCAAAATTAACTATATTTTCACCAAAAGGGACTTGTTATGTTGTGAAATCTATAACACGTCTGAAACTATTGTTACTAGACATGCATACACTTTCTTTAGAAATCGTGGAGGTGAATGAGATGAAGTAAGGAATGGAGTAATTCTCCTCATGTTGTAGCTGTGTGACTATTTAATAGGAGCGTTTTTAAATTATTTTCCTCTTTGGTGTTTCTGCTAAATAGTACGCTGCCGTCGGTCagattccatttcaattccagtcaattcagaaagtaaaccaacatttgaagaataaaataaaatccaAATGTTCCTCATTGAACAGCATTGAAATTAGAATTGTCATTTCGGTGTTCTTCCTGAATCGAACCCTTTTTACCCTGGATGTAGTTTCTCATCAACACATCTACTGTTGGTCTGAAGGGTTGGCAGTTGGGAACTGTAGGGAAGCGCCTTGCTATTTCTCATCGTTATCACACTTGGTTACAACACTCATAGGTTGCATTTATACAGGCAAGCCCAATATACCCACAcaagatctgattggtcaaaataccaattagtggcaaaggaactgatctgattggtcaaaataccattTAGTGGTAAAAGACCAGAACTGGTCTGCTTGTGTAAATGCACCCGCAGTGTAACTCTCTACCACAGGAaattggtgggaggagctataggaggctGGGATGGATTAAATTAAAACGATATAAAACACATCAAGTGATAACCCTGTCCTCCTATAGTTGTtcccagcagcctccactgctatgTACATACCATCTTATGTTGTTATTGGTTACAATGGGAGGGAATCAGCTGCTGTGGcatcttattccctatgtagtgaactactttagaccagaaccctatggcatcctatcccctatgtagtgcactactttagaccagaactctatggctccctgtgtagtgcactactttagaccagaactctatggctccctgtgtagtgcactactttagaccagaaccctatggctccctgtgtagtgcactactttagaccagaactctatggctccctgtgtagtgcactactttagaccagaaccctatggctccctatgtagtgaactactttagaccagaaccctatggctccctgtgtagtgcactactttagaccagaaccctatggctccctgtgtagtgcactactttagaccagaaccctatggctcactgtgtagtgcactactttagaccagaaacCTATGgctccctgtgtagtgcactactttagaccagaaccctatggctcactgtgtagtgaactactttagaccagaaccctatggctcactgtgtagtgaactactttagaccagagccctatggctccctgtgtagtgcactactttagaccagagccctatggcaccctattcccaatatagtgcactactttcgaccagagccctatggcaccttattccctatatagtgcactactttagactagagccctatggcaccctattccctatatatatgaactactttagaccagagccctatggtaccttattccctatatagtgcactactttagatcagaaccctatggactctggtcaaatgtaatgcactatgaagggaataggtcAGGTGCCATTTTATGGATTCAGCCTGTGTGTTGCAGCAGCTCTCTCGTCGTTTCCTGACTTCAACCACTCTATTACTGTAGTTCTGTTCTGTCTCCTGTCGCCATTCATTCAGAAAATCCTTCCCATGCTTGTTGGTGTTGTATCCTTCCCATGCTTGTTGGTGTTGCATCCTTCCCATGCTTGTTGGTGTTGTATCCTTCCCATGCTTGTTGGGGTTGTATCCTTCCCATGCTTGTTGGTGTTACATCCTTCCCATGCTTGTTGGTGTTACATCCTTCCCATGCTTGTTGGTGTTGTATCCTTCCCATGCTTGTTGGTGTTGCATCCTTCCCATGCTTGTTGGTGTTGCATGCTTCCCATGCTTGTTGGTGTTGCATGCTTCCCATGCTTGTTGGTGTTGCATGCTTCCCATGCTTGTTGGTGTTGCATGCTTCCCATGCTTGTTGGTGTTGCATGCTTCCCATGCTTGTTGGTGTTGCATCCTTCCCATGCTTGTTGGTGTTGCATCCTTCCCATGCTTGTTGGTGTTGCATCCTTCCCATGCTTGTTGGTGTTGCATCCTTCCCATGCTTGCTGGTGTTGCATCCTTCCCATGCTTGCTGGTGTTGCATCCTTCCCATGCTTGTTGGTGTTGCATCCTTCCCATGCTTGTTGGTGTTGTATCCTTCCCATGCTTGTTGGTGTTGCAGCCAACCCATGCTTGTTGGTGTTGCATCCTTCCCATGCTTGTTGGTGTTGTATTTGCTTGTTGTTTCCTTTGGGTCTATAGAGGAGCTATTTCATTCACAATATCAACCTTCTGAAGTGGCTGGTTATATGACCATGACACACTGGTATCTAGAAACCATATCACTATATAAAGACTATCTAACCAATcatttattctttattttttatgACACTGTAGAAGAGGTTTGTGCTGCTGGGCTGGGTTTGATTGTGTCTGTTACGGTATGGTATTAGTGCAGGGACAAAAAGCCTGTATCCACAAATTAGTGGATATGTTAAAAACAAGGAGTGGGTATGTAAAACCATAGTTTGGATTGTCTCATTTTCTCTCCTTGTATTTTCCTGGTTT from Oncorhynchus clarkii lewisi isolate Uvic-CL-2024 chromosome 15, UVic_Ocla_1.0, whole genome shotgun sequence includes the following:
- the LOC139366876 gene encoding probable ubiquitin-conjugating enzyme E2 W-B isoform X1; its protein translation is MASMQKRLQKELMALQNDPPPGMKLNEKSVQNTITQWIVDMEGATGTLYEGEKFQLLFKFSSRYPFDSPQVMFTGENIPVHPHVYSNGHICLSILTEDWSPALSVQSVCLSIISMLSSCKEKRRPPDNSFYVRTCNKNPKKTKWWYHDDTC
- the LOC139366876 gene encoding probable ubiquitin-conjugating enzyme E2 W-B isoform X2 gives rise to the protein MALQNDPPPGMKLNEKSVQNTITQWIVDMEGATGTLYEGEKFQLLFKFSSRYPFDSPQVMFTGENIPVHPHVYSNGHICLSILTEDWSPALSVQSVCLSIISMLSSCKEKRRPPDNSFYVRTCNKNPKKTKWWYHDDTC